Proteins encoded in a region of the Athene noctua chromosome 4, bAthNoc1.hap1.1, whole genome shotgun sequence genome:
- the PPP1R3B gene encoding protein phosphatase 1 regulatory subunit 3B, whose protein sequence is MHCARVLDYFPHKQAMAVDVAMQLYLCSSPLRREKCACKIAPKPSKPLRPCIQLSSKTALNGPEETANSFTHNKVKKRVSFADSRGFALTMVKVFSEFDDPLDIPFNITELIDNIVGLTTVERDSFVLDFVQPSVDYLDFRNRLQADCVCLENCMLKERSIVGTVKVKNLAFEKTVKIRMTFDTWKNFVDYPCLYVKDTYGGSDRDTFSFDISLPEGIQSHERVEFAISFECNGKVYWDSNKGTNYRITRSELKSAQEAVCTPQGPDFSSAFDQFGSPRCSYGLFPEWPSYSGYEKLGPYY, encoded by the exons ATGCACTGCGCCAG AGTATTAGACTATTTTCCTCACAAACAAGCAATGGCTGTGGATGTAGCAATGCAGCTATACCTATGCTCTTCACCACTGCGAAGAGAGAAGTGTGCTTGCAAAATCGCTCCAAAGCCGAGCAAGCCGTTGCGGCCCTGCATCCAGCTGAGTAGCAAGACTGCACTGAATGGACCAGAAGAGACAGCAAACTCCTTCACACACAACAAAGTGAAGAAGAGGGTGTCATTTGCAGATAGCAGAGGCTTTGCTCTGACGATGGTGAAGGTGTTCTCGGAGTTTGATGATCCACTTGATATTCCTTTCAACATCACTGAGCTAATAGACAACATTGTGGGTCTGACAACAGTGGAGAGGGACAGCTTTGTTCTGGATTTTGTCCAGCCCTCTGTGGACTACCTGGACTTCAGAAACCGTCTCCAGGCAGACTGTGTCTGCCTTGAAAACTGTATGCTTAAGGAGCGATCCATTGTGGGAACAGTGAAGGTGAAGAATCTTGCTTTTGAAAAGACTGTGAAGATCAGGATGACATTCGACACCTGGAAAAACTTTGTAGATTACCCATGCCTGTATGTCAAGGATACGTATGGAGGGTCAGATCGGGACACATTTTCCTTTGACATCAGCTTGCCTGAGGGAATTCAATCCCATGAAAGAGTAGAGTTTGCCATCTCCTTTGAGTGCAATGGGAAAGTGTATTGGGACAGCAACAAGGGCACAAATTACAGGATCACACGGTCAGAACTGAAGTCTGCCCAGGAAGCTGTCTGCACCCCACAGGGTCCTGACTTCAGCAGTGCCTTTGACCAGTTTGGGAGCCCTCGGTGCTCCTATGGCCTCTTTCCTGAGTGGCCCAGCTATTCAGGCTATGAGAAGCTAGGGCCTTACTATTGA